One segment of Rosa chinensis cultivar Old Blush chromosome 6, RchiOBHm-V2, whole genome shotgun sequence DNA contains the following:
- the LOC112171820 gene encoding putative glycine-rich cell wall structural protein 1 isoform X1: protein MHQCIMHMYTPISLFYLTAFSSMITILTAHQYSQAHHILNHPETLVRMLGKVVFVLFLIITSTAAIGGGGGRGGGGDGASGGSGGGGGSRGGGGGASGGRGGGGGGASGGRGVGGGSGGGGGGTSGYVGDGGRGGGGGGTSGYVGGGERGGGGGGTSGYVGGGGRGGGGGHVSGDVGGGRGRGSGGTLGSAAAVLCYMTLQYLL, encoded by the exons ATGCATCAATGCATCATGCATATGTACACACCCATCTCTCTTTTTTATCTCACAGCTTTTAGCTCTATGATAACTATTCTAACTGCCCATCAATACTCTCAGGCTCATCACATTTTGAATCA TCCTGAAACTTTGGTAAGGATGCTTGGGAAAGTTGTGTTCGTGTTGTTCTTGATCATTACATCAACAGCTGCCataggtggaggtggaggacgTGGCGGAGGAGGAGACGGTGCAAGTGGAGGAAGTGGCGGAGGTGGAGGAAGTAGAGGCGGTGGAGGGGGTGCAAGTGGAGGACGTGGCGGAGGTGGAGGAGGTGCAAGTGGAGGACGTGGCGTAGGTGGAGGAAGTGGAGGCGGTGGAGGGGGTACAAGTGGATATGTAGGAGATGGAGGACGTGGAGGCGGTGGAGGGGGTACAAGTGGATATGTAGGAGGTGGAGAACGTGGAGGCGGTGGAGGGGGTACAAGTGGATATGTAGGAGGTGGAGGACGTGGAGGCGGTGGAGGGCATGTAAGTGGCGATGTAGGAGGTGGACGTGGACGTGGAAGTGGAGGCACTCTTGGTTCAGCAGCAGCTGTGCTTTGTTACATGACCTTGCAATACTTGCTGTGA
- the LOC112171820 gene encoding putative glycine-rich cell wall structural protein 1 isoform X2 encodes MLGKVVFVLFLIITSTAAIGGGGGRGGGGDGASGGSGGGGGSRGGGGGASGGRGGGGGGASGGRGVGGGSGGGGGGTSGYVGDGGRGGGGGGTSGYVGGGERGGGGGGTSGYVGGGGRGGGGGHVSGDVGGGRGRGSGGTLGSAAAVLCYMTLQYLL; translated from the coding sequence ATGCTTGGGAAAGTTGTGTTCGTGTTGTTCTTGATCATTACATCAACAGCTGCCataggtggaggtggaggacgTGGCGGAGGAGGAGACGGTGCAAGTGGAGGAAGTGGCGGAGGTGGAGGAAGTAGAGGCGGTGGAGGGGGTGCAAGTGGAGGACGTGGCGGAGGTGGAGGAGGTGCAAGTGGAGGACGTGGCGTAGGTGGAGGAAGTGGAGGCGGTGGAGGGGGTACAAGTGGATATGTAGGAGATGGAGGACGTGGAGGCGGTGGAGGGGGTACAAGTGGATATGTAGGAGGTGGAGAACGTGGAGGCGGTGGAGGGGGTACAAGTGGATATGTAGGAGGTGGAGGACGTGGAGGCGGTGGAGGGCATGTAAGTGGCGATGTAGGAGGTGGACGTGGACGTGGAAGTGGAGGCACTCTTGGTTCAGCAGCAGCTGTGCTTTGTTACATGACCTTGCAATACTTGCTGTGA
- the LOC112173161 gene encoding uncharacterized protein LOC112173161 — MEFECACLSLWKEALSSYSSRIESLNKPDLISLDDFYRNQLPPLLRHRNPNPHLTTSELSDLMRWKLTRGKWRPRLLDFVSALDESVVKLASEKAFGSLPDLSKAVSELTVLKGVGPATASAVLAAYAPDVAPFMSDEAMEAALGNSKDYSLKQYLLFADKLQKKAKELSAEGETFTPSDVERALWSCAVGAKLLSSQSDPDPKVTDETKNHKRKRKR; from the exons ATGGAATTCGAGTGTGCTTGTCTCAGTCTCTGGAAGGAAGCCCTCTCTTCCTATTCATCTCGCATAGAATCTCTCAACAAACCCGATTTGATTTCCCTGGACGACTTTTACCGCAACCAGCTCCCTCCTCTCCTCCGCCACCGGAACCCTAACCCCCACCTCACCACCTCCGAGCTCTCCGATCTCATGCGCTGGAAGCTCACACGTGGCAAGTGGCG GCCGAGGCTGTTGGATTTCGTTTCGGCATTGGACGAATCGGTGGTGAAATTGGCTTCAGAGAAGGCGTTTGGGTCGCTTCCTGATCTCTCAAAGGCGGTCTCTGAGCTCACTGTGCTGAAAGGAGTGGGACCGGCCACGGCCTCGGCTGTTCTGGCAGCTTATGCGCCGGATGTGGCGCCTTTCATGTCCGACGAG GCTATGGAGGCAGCTCTTGGAAATAGCAAGGACTATTCACTTAAGCAGTATCTGTTGTTTGCAGATAAGTTGCAGAAAAAAGCAAAG GAATTGAGTGCAGAAGGGGAAACCTTCACACCATCAGATGTAGAAAGGGCTCTATGGAGTTGTGCTGTGGGGGCCAAATTGCTATCTTCACAGTCAGATCCAGACCCCAAAGTCACTGATGAAACTAAAAAccacaagagaaagagaaagcgCTGA